A part of Citrifermentans bremense genomic DNA contains:
- the hcp gene encoding hydroxylamine reductase: MENMFCFQCEQAANGGCSKVGVCGKQPDVAALQDLLVYTMKGIAFWADKARAKGVKDAEIDHFMIDGLFTTVTNVDFSPEEVAKLVRKGTTLREKAQSLFEKANGGAYAGAVPEAAKGFTATTTAELVALGAAHGIKSDAIDADVKSVQEIITYGMKGYAAYAHHALVIGRENDEIYAFTHKALAATLDKSLGLMDFVGLAMECGRINLVTMELLDKANTDSFGHPVPTPVQLGTKAGKAILVSGHDLRMLEELLKQTEGKGINIYTHGEMLPAHGYPGLKKYAHLAGNFGGAWQDQAKEFVNFPGAIIFNTNCIQRPAESYKDRLFTWGLVQWPDVKNINGMDFTPVIEKALALPGFEENPGKEILTGFGHNAVLGVADKVIDAVKAGQIRHFFLIGGCDGAKSGRNYYTEFAEQVPNDCVILTLACGKYRFNKLDFGDIGGIPRLLDIGQCNDAYSAIQIAVALAGAFNCGVNELPLSFILSWYEQKAVAILLTLLHLGVKNIKLGPSLPAFITPNVLNFLVENFNIGPIGTAEGDLKQILG, from the coding sequence ATGGAAAACATGTTCTGCTTTCAGTGCGAACAGGCTGCAAACGGTGGTTGCTCGAAGGTAGGCGTCTGCGGCAAGCAGCCGGACGTCGCGGCGCTCCAGGACCTGCTGGTCTACACCATGAAAGGGATCGCCTTCTGGGCTGACAAGGCCCGCGCTAAAGGGGTCAAGGACGCAGAGATCGACCACTTCATGATCGACGGCCTCTTCACCACGGTGACCAACGTCGACTTCAGCCCCGAAGAGGTAGCGAAGCTGGTGCGCAAGGGCACGACCCTGCGCGAGAAGGCTCAGTCCCTCTTCGAAAAGGCCAACGGCGGCGCCTACGCCGGCGCGGTCCCCGAAGCGGCCAAGGGCTTCACCGCAACCACCACCGCCGAGCTAGTCGCACTGGGCGCAGCACACGGGATCAAATCCGACGCGATCGATGCGGACGTGAAATCGGTCCAGGAAATCATCACCTACGGGATGAAAGGTTACGCCGCCTACGCTCACCACGCGCTGGTGATCGGCCGCGAAAACGACGAGATCTACGCCTTCACCCACAAGGCGCTGGCCGCCACACTCGACAAGAGCCTCGGGCTCATGGACTTCGTCGGGCTCGCCATGGAGTGCGGCCGCATCAACCTGGTGACCATGGAGCTCCTCGACAAGGCAAACACCGACAGCTTCGGCCACCCGGTTCCGACCCCGGTGCAGTTGGGGACCAAGGCTGGCAAGGCGATCCTCGTCTCCGGCCACGACCTCCGCATGCTGGAAGAGCTCCTTAAGCAGACCGAAGGGAAAGGGATCAACATCTACACCCACGGCGAGATGCTCCCGGCGCACGGCTACCCCGGCCTTAAGAAGTACGCTCACCTGGCGGGTAACTTCGGCGGTGCATGGCAGGATCAGGCGAAGGAGTTCGTCAACTTCCCCGGCGCCATCATCTTCAACACCAACTGCATCCAGCGCCCGGCCGAAAGCTACAAGGACCGCCTCTTCACCTGGGGCCTGGTACAGTGGCCGGACGTCAAGAACATCAACGGCATGGACTTCACCCCGGTGATCGAGAAGGCGCTCGCACTTCCCGGCTTCGAGGAGAACCCGGGCAAGGAGATCCTCACCGGCTTCGGGCACAACGCGGTCCTCGGCGTGGCAGACAAGGTCATCGACGCGGTCAAGGCGGGGCAGATCCGTCACTTCTTCCTCATCGGCGGCTGCGACGGTGCTAAGAGCGGCCGTAACTACTACACCGAGTTCGCCGAGCAGGTCCCCAACGACTGCGTGATCCTGACCCTTGCCTGCGGCAAGTACCGCTTCAACAAGCTCGACTTCGGCGACATCGGCGGCATCCCGCGCCTGCTGGACATCGGCCAGTGCAACGACGCCTACTCCGCGATCCAGATCGCCGTGGCCCTCGCCGGCGCCTTCAACTGCGGCGTCAACGAGCTGCCGCTCTCCTTCATCCTCTCCTGGTACGAGCAGAAGGCGGTGGCGATCCTCCTCACCCTGCTGCACCTGGGCGTGAAGAACATCAAGCTGGGACCGAGCCTGCCGGCCTTCATCACCCCGAACGTTCTCAACTTCCTGGTCGAGAACTTCAACATCGGCCCGATCGGTACCGCAGAGGGCGACCTGAAGCAGATCCTCGGCTAA